The following coding sequences are from one Comamonas koreensis window:
- a CDS encoding Fur family transcriptional regulator: MSARTPSPATAALSVQSLPPGMRATRATKALLALVGSQPGMQWSVAEVQARLQKMGVDVNRVTSYRLLDRLAAAGKLVKSVDAERLTRYALRAEAQEPLQVRYECTDCHSVQSLEERAGDAATAQVNQAMAQYLQVLQEQGLAPEQTELRLQGLCADCKHDPKKS; this comes from the coding sequence ATGTCCGCCCGCACTCCATCCCCCGCCACTGCCGCTTTAAGCGTGCAGTCCCTGCCGCCCGGCATGCGTGCCACGCGCGCCACCAAGGCCTTGCTGGCTCTGGTCGGCAGCCAGCCGGGCATGCAGTGGTCCGTGGCCGAGGTGCAGGCCCGTCTGCAGAAGATGGGCGTCGATGTCAACCGGGTCACCAGCTACCGCCTGCTCGACCGCCTGGCCGCTGCCGGCAAGCTGGTCAAAAGTGTGGATGCCGAGCGCCTGACGCGCTATGCGCTGCGGGCTGAAGCACAGGAGCCGCTGCAGGTGCGCTATGAATGCACCGACTGCCATTCGGTGCAAAGCCTGGAGGAGCGTGCCGGTGACGCCGCCACGGCCCAGGTCAACCAGGCGATGGCGCAGTACCTGCAGGTGCTGCAGGAGCAGGGCCTGGCGCCGGAACAGACCGAGCTGCGTCTGCAGGGACTATGCGCCGACTGCAAGCACGACCCCAAAAAATCCTGA
- a CDS encoding DMT family transporter: MRPTPSSAAASVPSPALAAAAPSASRWLPPFVLLAVLWGASFLFMRLGASQFGAVPTAGLRVILAALFLLPLMLLRGEWPALRQHWKPVLFSGIINSAIPFSLFAYAVVYMPTGMASVLNACAPLFGALVAWLWLGDRITGLRVTGLLIGFTGVALLALHDKPATAGAASWSAYAAIAACLCASLSYGVAASFAKRYLVGVPPLATATGSMVGASLCLLIPTIAMWPSQTPSWGSWLAVAALALLCTSVAYILYFHIIQTAGPSRAIAVTFLAPVFALVYGNWFLAEPITAWMLGCGAVVIGGTMLSTGLIGRKRA; the protein is encoded by the coding sequence ATGCGCCCCACCCCATCCTCTGCTGCTGCGTCTGTCCCTAGCCCCGCCCTTGCCGCGGCTGCCCCGAGCGCCAGCCGCTGGCTGCCCCCCTTTGTGCTGCTGGCGGTGCTCTGGGGCGCGTCCTTTCTGTTCATGCGCCTGGGCGCTTCGCAGTTTGGTGCCGTGCCTACGGCCGGCTTGCGTGTCATCCTGGCTGCGCTGTTTTTGCTGCCGCTGATGCTGCTGCGCGGCGAATGGCCCGCGCTGCGCCAGCACTGGAAGCCGGTGCTGTTCTCGGGCATCATCAATTCGGCCATTCCTTTTTCGCTGTTCGCCTATGCGGTGGTTTATATGCCCACCGGCATGGCCTCGGTGCTCAATGCCTGCGCCCCGCTGTTTGGCGCCTTGGTGGCCTGGCTCTGGCTGGGCGACCGCATCACCGGCCTGCGCGTCACCGGCCTGTTGATCGGCTTTACCGGCGTGGCCCTGCTCGCGCTGCATGACAAGCCCGCCACCGCTGGCGCGGCCAGCTGGAGCGCCTATGCCGCGATCGCCGCCTGTCTGTGTGCGTCACTGAGCTACGGCGTGGCAGCCAGTTTTGCCAAGCGTTACCTGGTGGGCGTGCCGCCCCTGGCCACTGCCACCGGCAGCATGGTCGGCGCCAGCCTGTGCTTGCTGATCCCGACGATTGCGATGTGGCCCAGCCAGACGCCGTCCTGGGGCTCGTGGTTGGCCGTCGCGGCCCTGGCGCTGCTGTGCACCAGCGTGGCCTATATCCTGTATTTCCACATCATCCAGACGGCCGGGCCGAGCCGCGCGATTGCGGTCACCTTTTTGGCGCCAGTGTTTGCGCTGGTCTATGGCAACTGGTTTTTGGCAGAACCCATCACCGCCTGGATGCTGGGGTGCGGTGCCGTCGTGATTGGCGGCACCATGCTGTCGACGGGGCTGATTGGCCGCAAGCGGGCCTGA
- a CDS encoding phosphomannomutase/phosphoglucomutase, translated as MPISSAIFKAYDIRGVVPSTLNESVALKLGRAFGQQAIAAGELVVAVGRDGRLSGDALSRALMQGLVEAGIEVIDVGRVTTPMLYFAASTLCHSGIQVTGSHNPKDYNGFKMVLAGRAIYGEEIQKLRQIMEKECWRFQGGGKLRQADVTAAYVERIVSDIKLARPMKIVVDSGNGIAGATAPGIFRALGCEVTELFSEVDGNFPNHHPDPSKPENLRDLIEALQTGDAELGLAFDGDGDRLGIVTKDGQNIFPDRQMMLFAQDVLSRVPGGEIVYDVKCSQRLAPAIEAAGGKPVMYKTGHSLIKARMRETNAPLGGEMSGHIFFKERWYGFDDGTYAGCRLLEILSKAQNPCALLHALPSSYSTPELNVECQEGEPHKLSAQLQEMAADVFSAPAQINTIDGLRVDWPDGFGLIRASNTTPVLVLRFEGHTQAALHRIQNEMKALLLKVKPDAVIGSASH; from the coding sequence GTGCCGATTTCTTCTGCAATCTTCAAAGCCTATGACATCCGCGGCGTTGTGCCGAGCACGCTCAACGAGAGCGTGGCACTGAAGCTGGGCCGGGCCTTTGGCCAGCAGGCGATTGCCGCTGGCGAGCTGGTGGTCGCCGTGGGGCGTGATGGCCGGCTGTCAGGCGATGCGCTCAGCCGCGCGCTGATGCAAGGCCTGGTGGAAGCCGGTATCGAGGTCATCGATGTGGGCCGCGTGACCACACCCATGCTGTATTTTGCCGCCAGCACCTTGTGCCACAGCGGCATCCAGGTGACCGGCAGCCACAACCCCAAGGACTACAACGGCTTCAAGATGGTGCTGGCCGGCCGCGCGATCTATGGCGAAGAGATCCAGAAGCTGCGCCAGATCATGGAGAAGGAATGCTGGCGCTTCCAGGGCGGCGGCAAGCTGCGCCAGGCCGATGTGACGGCCGCCTATGTCGAGCGCATCGTCTCGGACATCAAGCTGGCGCGGCCCATGAAGATCGTCGTGGACAGCGGCAACGGCATTGCTGGCGCCACCGCACCTGGCATCTTCCGCGCGCTGGGCTGCGAGGTGACTGAGCTCTTCTCCGAGGTCGATGGCAACTTCCCCAACCACCATCCCGACCCCAGCAAGCCCGAGAACCTGCGCGACCTGATCGAGGCACTGCAGACCGGTGATGCGGAACTGGGCCTGGCCTTTGATGGCGATGGCGACCGCCTGGGTATCGTGACCAAGGATGGGCAGAATATTTTCCCCGACCGCCAGATGATGCTGTTCGCCCAGGATGTGCTCTCGCGCGTGCCTGGTGGCGAGATCGTCTACGACGTCAAGTGCTCGCAGCGCCTGGCGCCGGCCATTGAGGCGGCCGGCGGCAAACCGGTGATGTACAAGACCGGGCATTCGCTCATCAAGGCCCGCATGCGCGAGACCAATGCGCCTTTGGGCGGCGAGATGAGCGGCCATATCTTCTTCAAGGAGCGCTGGTACGGCTTTGACGACGGCACCTACGCCGGCTGCCGCCTGCTGGAGATCCTGAGCAAGGCCCAAAACCCTTGCGCGCTGCTGCATGCGCTGCCCAGCAGCTACAGCACGCCCGAGCTCAATGTGGAATGCCAGGAGGGCGAGCCGCACAAGCTGAGCGCCCAGCTCCAGGAGATGGCGGCCGATGTGTTCAGCGCGCCGGCCCAGATCAACACCATTGATGGCCTGCGCGTGGACTGGCCCGATGGTTTTGGCCTGATCCGAGCGAGCAACACTACGCCCGTGCTGGTGCTGCGCTTTGAAGGCCATACCCAGGCAGCCCTGCACCGCATCCAGAACGAGATGAAGGCGCTGCTGCTCAAGGTCAAGCCCGATGCCGTCATCGGCAGTGCGTCGCACTGA
- a CDS encoding rhodanese-like domain-containing protein, whose protein sequence is MEQIRPAQLNEWLAQHADQNPLVLDVREPWELQTASVKPEGFELLNIPMQQIPASLNLLDEDRPIACLCHHGMRSMQVAVFLERQGYSQVSNLTGGIDLWTAERDPSVPRY, encoded by the coding sequence ATGGAGCAAATCCGCCCCGCGCAACTCAACGAATGGCTGGCCCAGCATGCGGACCAGAACCCCCTGGTGCTGGATGTGCGCGAGCCCTGGGAGCTGCAGACTGCCTCGGTCAAGCCCGAAGGTTTTGAGCTGCTGAATATCCCGATGCAGCAGATTCCCGCGTCGCTCAACCTGCTCGATGAAGACCGCCCCATCGCCTGCCTCTGCCACCACGGCATGCGCAGCATGCAGGTCGCCGTGTTCCTGGAGCGCCAGGGCTACAGCCAGGTCAGCAACCTGACCGGTGGCATCGACCTCTGGACGGCCGAGCGCGACCCCTCGGTGCCGCGCTACTGA
- the msrA gene encoding peptide-methionine (S)-S-oxide reductase MsrA has protein sequence MSSETQSPVEKIYLAGGCFWCTEAVFGRVRGVVKVVSGYANGQIANPTYEQVCTGTTGHAECVELTFEPQVLPLDKVLHIFFATHDPTTLNRQGNDVGPQYRSGIYTTTPEQLAQAQAFIDKLNASGQMGAPVVTEVEPLQHFWNAEAYHQDYFDNNPRQPYCTYVVAPKVDKLETRFADWLK, from the coding sequence ATGTCCAGTGAAACCCAGTCCCCCGTGGAAAAAATCTATCTCGCCGGTGGTTGCTTTTGGTGCACCGAGGCCGTGTTCGGGCGGGTGCGTGGCGTCGTCAAGGTCGTCAGCGGCTATGCCAATGGCCAGATCGCCAATCCTACGTACGAGCAGGTCTGCACGGGCACGACGGGCCATGCCGAATGCGTGGAGCTGACTTTCGAGCCGCAGGTGCTGCCGCTCGATAAGGTGCTGCACATCTTCTTTGCGACGCATGACCCCACCACCTTGAACCGCCAGGGCAACGATGTGGGCCCGCAGTACCGCAGCGGCATCTACACCACCACGCCCGAACAGCTGGCCCAGGCCCAGGCATTTATCGACAAGCTCAATGCCTCGGGTCAGATGGGCGCGCCGGTGGTCACCGAGGTGGAGCCGCTGCAGCATTTCTGGAACGCCGAGGCCTACCACCAGGACTATTTCGACAACAACCCGCGCCAACCCTATTGCACCTACGTGGTGGCGCCCAAGGTCGACAAGCTGGAAACCCGCTTTGCAGACTGGTTGAAGTAG
- a CDS encoding efflux RND transporter permease subunit, which yields MWFTRLSLNNPVLATMMMAALVVLGLFSLQRLKVDQFPNIDFPVVVITVDYPGAAPEIVESEVTKKIEEAVNAVAGISALTSRSYEGTAVIIMEFQIYVDGRRAAEDVREKIAAVRPLLRDEVKDPRVIRFDPADAAVWSLALLPDPSRGTPPSAIAMTSWADQVLKKRLENVRGVGAVSLVGGTPREINVYLNPQQMEALSISASEVADAVRRENQDLPLGSVRSREQDRLVQIDSRMKRPEDFNQIIVARRNGAPIYLHQVARVQDGAQELKNLALYNGTRTLLLSIQKSQEENTIEVVDGLRRAVAEITPELPPGLRLEPIADASRPIRVAVDNVRQTLVEGAVLTVLIVYLFLHSWRSTVITGLTLPISIIGTFFFMYAFGFTINMVTLMALSLCVGLLIDDAIVVRENIVRHLQMGKSAYRAALEGTQEIGLAVLATTLSIVAVFLPIGFMGGIIGKFFHEFGLTIVVAVLLSMFVSFTLDPMLSSVWHDPSVHKGGKPARNGLARALDRALAGFEAATEQLSAGYQRMLAWALRHRLTSLLVALAIFILSLLLLPLLGTEFVPRADFSETQIRFNVPVGASVEATEARARQVEDVVRRNPAVRYTLTTINTGNANGKNYASMYVRLVDRSERSQDVQQISASLRAELNQIAGIQVTHVGLLEAVGGQKQVEFSLQGPDLQELERLARQVSERLQHIPGLVDLDSSVLEREPIVQLQFNRDAASDLGLPMGQVATALRTLVEGDTVGNWRAGDNQTYDVRVRLAPEARENPQMLAKLPLTAIGANGQPHTVRLSQLATLTETTGPNRINRRAMNREVAFNANANQRSAGEVAADIRAVLAQTTFPPGYRYEFAGSTKNMQESFGYALSALALAVIFIYMILASQFRSFLQPLALMTSLPLTLIGVVLTLMMFGTTLSMFSIIGVILLMGLVTKNAILLVDFAIRARQPQPGEDGQMVPGLPREQALLLAAQVRLRPILMTTLAMVFGMVPLAFAMSEGAEQRAPLGQAVIGGVITSSLLTLVVVPVVYCYLDDFAKWASQKWRRPAMEP from the coding sequence ATGTGGTTCACCCGCCTCAGCCTGAACAACCCGGTGCTGGCCACGATGATGATGGCCGCGCTGGTGGTGCTGGGCCTGTTCTCGCTGCAGCGCCTCAAGGTCGACCAGTTTCCCAATATCGATTTTCCGGTGGTCGTCATCACGGTCGACTACCCCGGCGCTGCGCCGGAGATTGTCGAGAGCGAAGTCACCAAAAAGATCGAGGAAGCGGTCAATGCGGTCGCCGGCATCAGCGCCCTTACCTCGCGCAGCTACGAGGGCACGGCCGTCATCATCATGGAGTTCCAGATCTATGTGGACGGGCGCCGCGCGGCTGAGGATGTGCGCGAGAAGATCGCTGCCGTGCGCCCCTTGCTGCGCGACGAGGTCAAAGACCCGCGCGTGATCCGCTTTGACCCGGCGGACGCCGCCGTCTGGTCGCTGGCCCTGCTGCCCGATCCGAGCCGGGGCACGCCACCGAGCGCGATTGCGATGACCTCCTGGGCGGACCAGGTGCTCAAGAAGCGCCTCGAGAATGTGCGCGGCGTGGGGGCCGTGAGCCTCGTGGGCGGCACACCGCGCGAGATCAATGTCTACCTGAATCCGCAGCAGATGGAGGCGCTGTCCATCTCGGCGAGCGAAGTGGCCGATGCCGTGCGCCGCGAAAACCAGGATCTGCCGCTGGGCTCGGTGCGCTCGCGCGAGCAGGACCGGCTGGTGCAGATTGACTCCCGCATGAAGCGGCCCGAGGACTTCAACCAGATCATCGTGGCCCGCCGCAATGGCGCGCCCATCTACCTGCACCAGGTAGCGCGCGTGCAGGATGGCGCGCAGGAGCTGAAGAACCTGGCCTTGTACAACGGCACGCGCACCCTGCTGCTGTCGATCCAGAAATCGCAGGAGGAAAACACCATCGAGGTGGTCGACGGCCTGCGCCGCGCGGTGGCCGAGATCACGCCCGAGCTGCCGCCGGGCCTGCGGCTGGAGCCGATTGCCGATGCCTCGCGCCCGATACGGGTTGCCGTAGACAATGTGCGCCAGACCCTGGTCGAGGGGGCCGTGCTCACGGTGCTGATCGTGTATCTGTTCCTGCACTCCTGGCGCTCGACGGTCATCACCGGGCTGACCTTGCCGATCTCCATCATCGGCACCTTCTTTTTCATGTATGCCTTTGGTTTCACGATCAATATGGTGACCCTGATGGCCTTGTCGCTGTGCGTGGGCCTGCTGATCGATGACGCCATCGTCGTGCGGGAGAACATCGTGCGCCACCTGCAGATGGGCAAATCGGCCTACCGCGCGGCGCTGGAAGGCACGCAGGAGATTGGCCTGGCCGTTCTGGCCACCACCTTGTCGATCGTCGCGGTGTTTCTGCCCATTGGCTTCATGGGCGGCATCATCGGCAAGTTCTTCCATGAGTTTGGCCTGACCATTGTGGTCGCCGTGCTGCTGTCGATGTTTGTCAGCTTCACCTTGGACCCGATGCTCTCCAGCGTCTGGCATGACCCCAGCGTGCACAAGGGCGGCAAGCCCGCGCGCAACGGGCTTGCACGGGCGCTCGACCGGGCGCTGGCCGGCTTTGAGGCCGCCACCGAGCAGCTGAGCGCCGGCTACCAGCGCATGCTGGCCTGGGCGCTGCGCCACCGCTTGACCAGCCTCCTGGTGGCGCTGGCGATCTTTATCCTCAGCCTGCTGCTGCTGCCACTGCTGGGCACCGAGTTTGTGCCGCGCGCCGATTTTTCCGAAACCCAGATCCGCTTCAATGTGCCAGTGGGCGCGTCGGTAGAGGCGACCGAGGCGCGCGCGCGCCAGGTCGAGGACGTGGTGCGCCGCAACCCGGCCGTGCGCTACACCCTGACCACGATCAACACCGGTAACGCCAATGGCAAGAACTACGCCAGCATGTATGTGCGACTGGTGGACCGCAGCGAACGCAGCCAGGATGTGCAGCAGATATCGGCCAGCCTGCGCGCTGAGCTCAACCAGATCGCCGGCATCCAGGTGACGCACGTGGGCCTGCTCGAAGCGGTGGGCGGCCAAAAGCAGGTGGAGTTTTCACTGCAAGGCCCGGATCTGCAAGAGCTCGAGCGCCTGGCGCGCCAGGTGAGCGAGCGCCTGCAGCACATCCCCGGCCTGGTGGACCTCGACAGCAGCGTGCTGGAGCGCGAGCCCATCGTGCAGCTGCAGTTCAACCGCGATGCCGCGTCCGACCTGGGCCTGCCGATGGGCCAGGTGGCCACCGCATTGCGCACCCTGGTGGAAGGCGACACGGTGGGCAACTGGCGCGCGGGCGACAACCAGACCTATGACGTGCGGGTGCGCCTGGCGCCCGAGGCGCGCGAGAACCCGCAGATGCTGGCCAAGCTGCCGCTGACGGCGATCGGCGCCAATGGCCAGCCCCATACGGTGCGCCTGAGCCAGCTGGCCACCTTGACCGAGACCACCGGCCCCAACCGCATCAACCGCCGCGCGATGAACCGCGAAGTCGCCTTCAATGCCAACGCCAACCAGCGCAGCGCCGGCGAAGTGGCAGCCGATATCCGCGCGGTGCTGGCGCAGACCACCTTCCCGCCCGGCTACCGCTATGAATTTGCCGGCAGCACCAAGAACATGCAGGAGTCGTTTGGCTACGCGCTCTCGGCACTGGCCTTGGCGGTGATCTTTATCTACATGATCCTGGCCAGCCAGTTCCGCAGCTTTTTGCAGCCGCTGGCGCTGATGACCTCGCTGCCACTGACCTTGATTGGCGTCGTGCTCACCTTGATGATGTTTGGCACCACCTTGTCGATGTTCTCGATCATCGGCGTCATCTTGCTGATGGGCCTGGTCACCAAGAATGCGATCTTGCTGGTGGACTTTGCGATACGCGCCCGCCAGCCCCAGCCTGGCGAAGACGGCCAGATGGTGCCGGGCCTGCCGCGTGAGCAGGCACTGCTGCTGGCGGCCCAGGTGCGGCTGCGCCCCATCTTGATGACCACCCTGGCCATGGTGTTTGGCATGGTGCCGCTGGCCTTTGCGATGAGCGAAGGGGCCGAGCAGCGCGCGCCACTGGGCCAGGCGGTGATTGGTGGGGTGATCACCTCGTCGCTGTTGACCCTGGTGGTGGTGCCCGTGGTGTACTGCTACCTCGATGATTTTGCGAAATGGGCCTCTCAAAAGTGGCGGCGTCCCGCTATGGAACCCTAA
- a CDS encoding efflux RND transporter periplasmic adaptor subunit: protein MKRALPWLAAAVVVALLASGLWRGLKTQQQRQQALAQAEQAKAQAVYQLAASDAITVAPQTLVLSLPISGTVQAVHTAIIKARIAGELQQLQLREGDPVQAGQVVARVDSTESQARLAQAQQQADAARAQQDIQQRQYDNNRALANQGFISATALESSQSQLQAAQANYQAARSAADVLRKNLSDTVLRSPIQGQVARKWVSNGEKVGPDANVLEIVDLRELELQAQMPAADSLQLRLGQTAQLQVDGSGQTVSAQVARINPQADASSRSVTVYLRIAPPAAPAGAAAPALRQGLYLQGQLATGELQTLAVPLAAVRTDKPEPYVQLLSPNGGSGERSDTLRVQHQPVVLGARSQRDGKTWVAVTQGLQAGQRILGGQVGQLRAATPVRLAPAPDAAPEPAPKPAPAAPPPSALPAS from the coding sequence ATGAAGCGCGCACTGCCCTGGCTGGCCGCTGCCGTGGTCGTCGCCCTGCTCGCCAGCGGGCTGTGGCGTGGTTTGAAAACCCAACAGCAGCGCCAGCAAGCCCTCGCCCAGGCCGAGCAGGCCAAGGCGCAGGCGGTCTACCAGCTGGCCGCCAGCGACGCGATCACCGTGGCGCCGCAGACCCTGGTGCTGAGCCTGCCCATCAGCGGCACGGTGCAGGCGGTGCATACCGCCATCATCAAGGCCCGCATTGCCGGCGAGCTCCAGCAGCTGCAACTGCGCGAGGGGGACCCGGTGCAAGCGGGCCAGGTCGTCGCCCGGGTGGACAGCACCGAGAGCCAGGCCCGCCTGGCCCAGGCCCAGCAGCAGGCCGACGCCGCCCGCGCGCAGCAAGATATCCAGCAGCGCCAGTACGACAACAACCGCGCGTTGGCCAACCAGGGCTTTATCTCGGCGACGGCCCTTGAATCTTCGCAGTCGCAGTTACAGGCTGCGCAGGCCAACTACCAGGCGGCCCGCTCGGCCGCGGATGTGCTGCGCAAAAACCTCAGTGATACCGTGTTGCGCAGCCCCATCCAGGGCCAGGTGGCCCGCAAATGGGTTAGCAACGGTGAAAAGGTCGGGCCGGACGCCAATGTGCTGGAGATTGTCGACCTGCGTGAGCTGGAGCTGCAGGCCCAGATGCCGGCGGCCGATTCGCTGCAGCTGCGCCTGGGCCAGACAGCGCAGTTGCAGGTCGATGGCAGCGGCCAGACCGTCAGCGCGCAGGTGGCGCGCATCAACCCCCAAGCCGATGCCAGCAGCCGCAGCGTGACGGTGTATTTGCGCATTGCGCCGCCAGCGGCGCCCGCAGGCGCTGCCGCACCGGCGCTGCGCCAGGGGCTGTACCTGCAGGGGCAGTTGGCTACCGGCGAGCTGCAGACGCTTGCCGTGCCGCTGGCTGCCGTGCGCACCGACAAGCCCGAGCCCTATGTGCAGTTGCTGAGCCCAAACGGCGGATCGGGCGAACGCAGCGATACGCTGCGGGTACAGCACCAGCCCGTGGTGCTGGGCGCGCGCAGCCAGCGCGATGGCAAGACCTGGGTCGCCGTCACCCAGGGCCTGCAGGCCGGCCAACGCATTCTGGGTGGCCAGGTGGGCCAGCTGCGCGCAGCAACGCCGGTGCGGCTGGCCCCTGCGCCAGATGCCGCCCCAGAGCCTGCGCCTAAGCCTGCACCTGCAGCACCGCCCCCATCCGCATTGCCCGCGTCCTGA
- a CDS encoding protein-L-isoaspartate O-methyltransferase family protein, which translates to MSLPLNMSPSTDDKYRAARYNMVEQQVRPWSLGDEQVLALIGTLRREEFVPDGLQDMAFMDIQLPLLGDDGEEAVANGHCMLPPRVEARVLQDLKLQAHENVLEIGTGSGYMAALMSRLAKQVTSLEIEPALVELARANLHRAQIKNVDVVLEDGSNAQAIGGSYDVIVLSGSVYEVPAALLDKLKEGGRLIAFVGTEPMMRTTVYTRTQGKLTISQPWDTVVARLKGFAEAPRFKF; encoded by the coding sequence ATGAGTTTGCCACTGAACATGTCCCCCAGCACGGATGATAAATACCGCGCAGCACGCTACAACATGGTCGAGCAGCAGGTTCGCCCCTGGAGCCTGGGCGACGAACAGGTGCTGGCGCTGATCGGCACGCTGCGCCGTGAAGAATTTGTTCCCGATGGCCTGCAGGACATGGCGTTCATGGACATCCAGCTGCCACTGCTGGGCGATGACGGCGAAGAAGCCGTAGCCAATGGCCACTGCATGCTTCCTCCCCGCGTCGAAGCACGCGTGCTGCAGGACCTGAAGCTGCAAGCCCATGAAAACGTGCTCGAAATCGGCACCGGCTCGGGCTACATGGCTGCACTGATGTCGCGCCTGGCCAAGCAGGTCACCTCGCTGGAGATCGAGCCTGCGCTGGTCGAGCTGGCCCGTGCCAACCTGCACCGCGCCCAGATCAAGAATGTCGATGTGGTGCTGGAAGATGGCTCCAACGCCCAGGCCATCGGCGGCAGCTATGACGTGATCGTGCTGAGCGGCTCGGTCTACGAAGTGCCAGCGGCGCTGCTCGACAAGCTCAAGGAAGGCGGCCGTCTGATCGCTTTTGTGGGCACCGAGCCGATGATGCGCACCACCGTCTACACCCGCACGCAAGGCAAGCTGACGATCAGCCAGCCTTGGGACACCGTGGTGGCCCGCCTCAAGGGCTTTGCCGAGGCACCCCGCTTCAAGTTCTGA
- a CDS encoding TetR/AcrR family transcriptional regulator, translated as MSSPPPPPALATPAPRRSRRKEARPGELLDAALDLFVSKGYSATKVEEVARQAGVSKGTLFLYFPSKQELFQAVVRHVLSSRFAEWDLELDSYQHDTATLVHYCYEVWWQRIGSTKACGLPHLVMAEAHNFPEIAAFYRQEVVLPGNRLIERVLRRGMERGELAPLDLDYGVTLVLAPLIFCASVKSTGGFCLPNPDFDVPRFLQMQADALMHGLGRPPQGAVP; from the coding sequence GTGTCCTCCCCGCCTCCCCCACCTGCTTTGGCCACGCCTGCGCCCCGCCGCAGCCGCCGCAAAGAGGCCCGGCCCGGCGAGCTGCTGGATGCGGCGCTGGACCTGTTTGTCAGCAAAGGCTATTCGGCCACCAAGGTCGAAGAAGTGGCCCGGCAGGCCGGGGTCTCCAAGGGCACGCTGTTTTTGTATTTTCCGAGCAAACAAGAGCTGTTCCAGGCCGTGGTGCGCCATGTGCTCAGCAGCCGCTTTGCCGAGTGGGATCTGGAGCTCGACAGCTACCAGCATGACACGGCCACCTTGGTCCACTACTGCTACGAGGTCTGGTGGCAGCGCATTGGCTCGACCAAGGCCTGCGGCCTGCCGCACCTGGTGATGGCCGAGGCGCATAACTTTCCCGAGATTGCGGCCTTCTACCGCCAGGAAGTGGTGCTGCCTGGCAACCGCCTGATCGAGCGCGTGCTGCGCCGGGGCATGGAGCGCGGTGAGCTCGCCCCGCTGGACCTTGACTATGGCGTGACCCTGGTGCTGGCCCCGCTGATCTTTTGCGCCAGCGTCAAAAGCACCGGCGGCTTTTGCCTGCCCAACCCGGATTTTGATGTGCCACGCTTTTTGCAGATGCAAGCCGATGCGCTGATGCATGGGCTGGGCCGCCCACCTCAGGGTGCTGTCCCATGA